Proteins found in one Arthrobacter pascens genomic segment:
- the uxaC gene encoding glucuronate isomerase, protein MSQSIAANPDRLLPADPGTRSIARDLLQRVQDLPIISPHGHVDAAVIEHNTPFPDPAALLVSPDHYVTRLIHASGVPLDRLRGSNTSEPDSRTVWREFCKAWPLFEGTASGYWLRTQFDSVFGLQQEISAETAGASYDAISAKLLEPGFRPRQLFKDFNIEVLATTDDPLDSLASHKAIAEDPTFHGRVLPTFRPDAYLNIAHPAWSANVDRLIAAAGDGATGYAGYINALEIRRRYFVEHGAVSADHGVRTPATLKLDAGDAAKLFDRARAGQASPQDREDFEAHMMYQMARMSVEDGLVMTIHPGSYRNHHEPTFNAYGADTGHDIPFAVNYTEAIRPLLQDFGTAKDFHLVLFTLDETVFSRELAPLAGFYPSVYLGAPWWFLDAPDAMLRFRSAVTETAGFSRSSGFIDDTRAFCSIPARHDASRRIEASFLARLVAEHRVSEDRAHELIVDLVDGSPRRVFKL, encoded by the coding sequence ATGTCACAGTCGATTGCAGCCAACCCAGACCGGCTCCTGCCCGCGGATCCCGGAACGCGCAGTATTGCGCGCGACCTCCTGCAGCGCGTCCAGGACCTCCCCATCATTTCCCCGCACGGGCACGTTGACGCCGCAGTCATTGAGCACAACACCCCCTTCCCGGACCCGGCAGCGCTGCTGGTCAGCCCGGACCACTACGTCACCCGCCTGATCCACGCCAGCGGCGTCCCGCTGGACCGGCTGCGCGGTTCGAACACCTCGGAACCGGACTCCCGCACTGTGTGGCGCGAGTTCTGCAAGGCCTGGCCGCTGTTCGAGGGAACGGCCTCCGGCTATTGGCTCCGCACCCAGTTCGACAGCGTGTTCGGCCTCCAGCAGGAGATCAGCGCGGAGACTGCCGGTGCCAGCTACGACGCCATTTCGGCCAAGCTGCTGGAGCCGGGCTTCCGCCCCCGCCAGCTCTTCAAGGACTTCAACATCGAGGTGCTGGCCACCACGGACGACCCCCTGGACAGCCTCGCCAGCCACAAGGCGATCGCCGAGGACCCCACGTTCCACGGACGCGTCCTGCCCACCTTCCGCCCGGACGCCTACCTGAACATCGCGCACCCCGCCTGGTCCGCGAATGTGGACCGGCTCATCGCGGCAGCGGGCGACGGCGCCACCGGCTATGCCGGCTACATCAACGCCCTGGAAATCCGGCGTCGTTATTTCGTGGAACACGGCGCAGTTTCGGCCGACCACGGCGTCCGCACTCCCGCAACGCTGAAGCTCGACGCCGGCGATGCGGCGAAGCTGTTCGACCGGGCCCGCGCGGGCCAGGCCAGCCCGCAGGACCGCGAGGACTTCGAAGCCCACATGATGTACCAGATGGCGCGCATGTCCGTGGAGGACGGCCTGGTGATGACCATCCACCCGGGGTCGTACCGCAACCACCACGAACCCACTTTCAACGCCTACGGCGCGGACACCGGCCACGACATCCCGTTCGCCGTCAACTACACCGAGGCGATCCGCCCGCTGCTGCAGGACTTCGGCACCGCCAAGGACTTCCACCTGGTGCTCTTCACCCTGGACGAGACCGTGTTCTCCCGCGAACTCGCGCCGCTGGCAGGCTTCTATCCGTCCGTCTACCTCGGTGCGCCGTGGTGGTTCCTTGACGCGCCGGACGCCATGCTGCGCTTCCGCTCCGCCGTCACGGAGACGGCCGGCTTCTCCCGCTCGTCCGGCTTCATCGACGACACCCGCGCCTTCTGCTCCATCCCGGCCCGCCACGACGCTTCCCGCCGGATCGAGGCATCCTTCCTGGCCAGGCTCGTGGCGGAGCACCGGGTCAGCGAGGACCGCGCCCATGAACTGATCGTCGACCTTGTCGACGGCTCGCCACGAAGGGTCTTCAAACTGTGA
- a CDS encoding sugar phosphate isomerase/epimerase family protein translates to MAKIGVQAMMLKDSFAEIGPFETLRKVSAIGYNAVEISQIPMTPENVAELDRSRNELGMDIAALSVAMEAPKGRPGDSLQDHFDKIVDDAKRLDSKLLRIGMLPFPAMRSIGAVIDFAKQANEYAERLQEQGLGLYYHNHHIEFAKFDGKYMLDIIAENSPAMGMEIDVHWVQRGGLDPVRTLQKYAGRTAMVHLKDYRIGQLPESAFGLLDSGDIMGFMSEFKNVVQFAEVGEGNLDFPSIIDASQAAGAQYMLVEQDELYGRTVWDALQTSHDNLVAMGHARLF, encoded by the coding sequence GTGGCCAAAATAGGCGTGCAGGCGATGATGTTGAAGGACAGCTTCGCGGAGATCGGGCCGTTCGAAACGCTCCGCAAGGTCAGCGCGATCGGTTACAACGCCGTCGAAATCTCGCAGATCCCGATGACACCCGAAAATGTGGCCGAGCTGGACCGCTCCCGTAATGAACTGGGCATGGACATCGCGGCGTTGTCCGTCGCGATGGAAGCACCCAAGGGCCGTCCCGGCGATTCGCTCCAGGATCACTTCGACAAGATCGTGGACGACGCGAAGCGCCTCGACTCCAAGCTTCTTCGGATCGGCATGCTGCCGTTTCCGGCGATGCGGTCCATCGGTGCAGTCATTGACTTCGCCAAGCAGGCCAACGAATACGCCGAACGCCTGCAGGAACAGGGGCTCGGACTGTACTACCACAACCACCACATCGAGTTCGCGAAGTTCGACGGCAAATACATGCTGGACATCATCGCCGAGAACTCCCCGGCCATGGGCATGGAAATCGACGTGCACTGGGTCCAGCGCGGCGGCCTCGACCCGGTCCGGACGCTGCAGAAGTACGCCGGCCGGACGGCCATGGTGCACCTGAAGGACTACCGAATCGGTCAGTTGCCGGAATCAGCGTTCGGACTGCTCGATTCGGGGGACATCATGGGATTCATGAGCGAGTTCAAGAACGTCGTCCAGTTCGCCGAAGTGGGCGAAGGAAACCTCGATTTCCCCTCGATCATCGACGCCTCGCAGGCCGCCGGAGCCCAGTACATGCTGGTTGAACAGGACGAACTCTACGGCCGCACCGTCTGGGATGCACTGCAGACCTCCCACGACAACCTGGTGGCCATGGGCCACGCCCGCCTCTTCTAA
- a CDS encoding LacI family DNA-binding transcriptional regulator, producing the protein MTEPKTPEVAATRAPAKKHARDGKPNATIYDIAKVAGVNPSTVSRALTKPGRVSAKTQKLIEDAAAELNYQVNPFARALPTGRTNTFGLIVADITNPTFFDIIRGAETTATLRDYTLVLAESAESAVTELTAARRMMATVDGLILASPRMNDDDIRRLARDKPVVVINREVDGVPCVVPDVNKGISEAVRSLAANGHTKVAFVAGPPQSWMSARRWDGVQAACEWSRLEAVRLESTKPTVDGGRQVARDVRASGATAVLTYNDLLAIGLMQELQAAGMVVPDQISIVGFDDIFGADFTTPPLTTVRSPLGKCGAGAATLLLDLLHGAGEPAATLRVETELVLRGSSGRLLPAG; encoded by the coding sequence GTGACTGAACCCAAGACGCCGGAAGTTGCCGCAACAAGAGCGCCGGCCAAAAAGCACGCGCGGGACGGCAAGCCCAACGCCACTATCTACGACATTGCCAAGGTTGCCGGCGTCAATCCATCCACAGTTTCCCGTGCGCTCACCAAGCCGGGCCGGGTCAGCGCCAAGACGCAGAAACTCATTGAGGATGCCGCTGCCGAGCTGAATTACCAGGTCAACCCGTTCGCCCGGGCGCTCCCCACCGGCCGCACCAACACCTTCGGGCTGATCGTCGCGGACATCACCAACCCCACATTCTTCGACATCATCCGCGGAGCGGAGACCACCGCCACGCTGCGGGACTACACCCTGGTGCTGGCCGAATCCGCCGAGTCCGCCGTCACCGAGCTGACCGCCGCCCGCCGGATGATGGCCACCGTGGACGGCCTCATCCTTGCCAGCCCGCGCATGAACGACGACGACATCCGCAGGCTCGCCCGCGACAAACCGGTGGTAGTCATCAACCGCGAGGTCGACGGCGTGCCGTGCGTGGTTCCCGACGTAAACAAGGGCATCAGTGAGGCAGTCCGCAGCCTGGCCGCCAACGGGCACACAAAAGTTGCTTTTGTTGCCGGTCCGCCGCAGTCCTGGATGTCCGCCCGCCGCTGGGACGGCGTGCAGGCTGCCTGCGAATGGTCCCGGCTGGAGGCCGTACGGCTGGAATCCACCAAACCCACGGTCGACGGTGGCAGGCAGGTGGCGCGCGACGTCCGGGCCAGCGGCGCCACCGCGGTCCTGACCTACAACGACCTCCTGGCCATCGGCCTCATGCAGGAACTCCAGGCCGCCGGCATGGTGGTCCCGGACCAGATCAGCATCGTGGGCTTCGACGATATTTTCGGCGCCGACTTCACCACACCCCCGCTCACCACCGTGCGCTCACCGCTCGGGAAGTGCGGCGCGGGCGCTGCCACACTGCTGCTTGATCTCCTGCACGGCGCCGGGGAGCCTGCCGCGACGCTCCGCGTAGAAACTGAGCTGGTGCTGCGCGGCTCGAGCGGACGGCTCCTGCCCGCGGGCTAG
- a CDS encoding dipeptide/oligopeptide/nickel ABC transporter permease/ATP-binding protein has translation MSDSVETAAVTAVPAPVPTGQSGTVVRSTVMRRLLRNPMGIASLVILGSIALLAILAPVLAPFEENFANITKTLAPADSVNILGTDSAGRDTWSRLLFGAQLTLLSALLCAGVAIAIGLPAGLIAGYYAGKFEAVSNWVVSILMSLPGLIVLLTIRAAFGPSVWISMIAFGVLISPSYFRLTRTAVQSVRNELYVDAARVSGLSDWSIIARHIFSVVRAPIIIQTAAIAGVAIAIQSGLEFLGLGDPTKATWGVMLSEGFKNVYLTPTLLLWPALAMALTIGGLVLLGNAIRDALEDGEKVKHRKKRATSSATGASPTAAPATARPSRKSVAAVDAGTEHHLVKVTNLGVGYPQADGSIKKVVDDVSFHVDRGEILGIVGESGSGKSQTAFSILGLLPDNARIVGGAIQFDGNYTVAPGDERVNQSRLSKLRGKRISYIPQEPMSNLDPAFTIGYQLVTPMVRVLGISKEEARKRALKLLTDVGIVSPERTFSAYPHEVSGGMAQRVLIAGAISCEPDLVIADEPTTALDVTVQADVLDLLRELQQRLNIGIILVTHNFGVVADLCDRVAVMQNGRLVEEGSVRDILRNPKERYTQTLLASMLEDKTPLSMLVSSQKEPVA, from the coding sequence ATGAGCGATTCCGTAGAAACAGCGGCCGTAACGGCCGTCCCTGCCCCCGTTCCGACGGGGCAGAGTGGCACAGTGGTCCGTTCCACCGTGATGCGCCGCCTCCTCAGGAACCCGATGGGCATCGCCTCGCTGGTGATCCTGGGATCCATCGCCTTGCTGGCCATCTTGGCCCCGGTCCTGGCCCCGTTCGAGGAGAACTTCGCGAACATCACCAAGACCCTGGCACCGGCAGACTCTGTGAACATCCTGGGCACGGATAGCGCCGGACGCGACACCTGGAGCCGCCTGCTCTTCGGTGCCCAGCTCACGCTGTTGTCCGCACTGCTGTGTGCCGGTGTTGCCATCGCCATCGGCCTCCCAGCCGGCCTGATCGCCGGCTACTACGCCGGGAAGTTCGAGGCGGTCTCCAACTGGGTGGTCAGCATCCTCATGAGCCTGCCGGGCCTGATCGTGCTGCTCACCATCCGCGCAGCGTTCGGACCCTCGGTATGGATTTCGATGATCGCCTTCGGCGTCCTCATCAGCCCGTCCTACTTCCGCTTGACCCGCACCGCTGTCCAGTCGGTGCGCAACGAGCTTTATGTCGATGCAGCCCGGGTGTCCGGGCTCTCCGACTGGAGCATCATTGCCCGCCACATCTTCTCCGTGGTCCGCGCACCCATCATCATTCAGACCGCAGCCATTGCCGGCGTGGCCATTGCGATCCAGTCCGGACTTGAGTTCCTGGGACTCGGCGATCCCACCAAGGCAACCTGGGGCGTGATGCTCTCCGAGGGCTTCAAGAACGTCTACCTGACCCCCACGCTGCTCCTCTGGCCCGCCCTCGCCATGGCGCTCACTATCGGCGGCCTGGTGCTGCTCGGCAACGCCATCCGCGACGCCTTGGAAGACGGCGAAAAGGTCAAGCACCGCAAGAAAAGGGCCACGTCTTCGGCCACGGGAGCGAGCCCGACGGCGGCGCCCGCCACGGCGCGCCCGTCGCGTAAGTCCGTGGCCGCCGTCGATGCCGGAACTGAGCACCACCTCGTAAAGGTGACCAATCTCGGCGTCGGCTACCCGCAGGCCGACGGCTCCATCAAGAAGGTAGTGGACGATGTGTCCTTCCACGTGGACCGGGGCGAAATCCTCGGCATCGTGGGTGAATCCGGTTCAGGAAAGTCCCAGACGGCGTTCTCCATCCTGGGCCTGCTTCCGGACAATGCCCGCATTGTGGGCGGCGCCATTCAGTTCGATGGCAACTACACCGTTGCCCCGGGCGACGAACGCGTCAACCAGTCGCGGCTGTCCAAGCTGCGGGGCAAGCGCATCTCCTACATTCCGCAGGAGCCCATGAGCAACCTGGACCCCGCCTTCACCATCGGCTACCAGCTGGTCACGCCCATGGTGCGGGTATTGGGGATTTCCAAGGAGGAGGCCCGCAAGCGTGCGCTGAAGCTGCTGACCGACGTCGGGATCGTCAGCCCGGAGCGGACCTTCAGCGCGTACCCGCACGAAGTCTCGGGTGGCATGGCCCAGCGTGTGCTGATCGCCGGTGCCATCAGCTGTGAACCGGACCTGGTGATAGCCGATGAGCCCACCACCGCGTTGGACGTCACGGTGCAGGCCGACGTGCTGGACCTCCTGCGCGAGCTCCAGCAGCGCCTGAACATCGGCATCATCCTGGTGACGCACAACTTCGGTGTGGTGGCGGACCTTTGCGACCGCGTGGCTGTAATGCAGAACGGCCGGCTCGTGGAGGAAGGATCCGTCCGCGACATCCTCCGGAACCCGAAAGAGCGGTACACCCAGACTCTCCTGGCATCGATGCTCGAAGACAAAACCCCCCTGTCCATGCTTGTATCCAGCCAGAAGGAGCCGGTCGCATGA
- a CDS encoding ATP-binding cassette domain-containing protein: MSTTESAPLLTVNNLVVEYPSKKFRAKPFRALTNINISIGQGETLGLVGESGSGKTTLGRAVLGLAPVTGGKITFEGKDISHATRKQRRTLSRDLQVVFQDPYTSLNPALEIGDILAEPLGVQGMEQSAAKKRVKELLDQVGLPADAIHRLPREFSGGQRQRVAIARALALSPKLIVCDEPVSALDLSTQARVLDLFLQIQRDTGVSYLFVSHDLDVVRHISHRVAVMYHGEIVEQGPAEIVTRDPEHPYTQRLLLASPVPDPDRQEQRRADRHRLLESQRHQIEQAGALA, from the coding sequence ATGAGCACCACGGAAAGCGCACCGCTTCTGACAGTGAACAACCTGGTTGTCGAATACCCGAGCAAGAAGTTCCGGGCAAAGCCGTTCAGGGCCCTGACGAACATCAACATCTCCATCGGCCAGGGCGAGACCCTTGGCTTGGTCGGGGAGTCCGGTTCCGGCAAGACCACCCTGGGCCGTGCGGTCCTGGGCCTGGCCCCGGTCACGGGCGGCAAAATCACTTTCGAAGGCAAGGACATCAGCCACGCCACCCGAAAGCAACGGCGAACCCTGAGCCGCGACCTCCAGGTGGTTTTCCAGGATCCGTACACTTCGCTTAACCCCGCCCTGGAGATCGGTGACATCCTCGCCGAGCCCCTCGGCGTGCAGGGCATGGAGCAGAGTGCCGCCAAGAAGCGCGTCAAGGAACTCCTGGACCAGGTGGGTCTGCCCGCGGATGCCATCCACCGCCTCCCGCGCGAGTTCAGCGGCGGCCAGCGCCAGCGCGTGGCCATCGCCCGGGCCCTGGCCCTCTCACCCAAGCTGATCGTCTGCGACGAGCCCGTCAGTGCACTGGACCTGTCCACCCAGGCGCGAGTGCTTGACCTGTTCCTGCAGATCCAGCGTGATACCGGGGTTTCCTACCTCTTCGTTTCCCACGATCTCGATGTGGTCCGCCACATCAGTCACCGCGTGGCGGTCATGTACCACGGCGAAATCGTCGAACAGGGACCAGCCGAGATCGTTACCCGCGACCCCGAGCACCCTTACACGCAGCGCCTCCTGCTGGCGTCCCCAGTACCCGATCCGGACCGGCAGGAACAGCGCCGGGCGGATCGTCACCGGCTGCTGGAAAGCCAGCGGCATCAGATTGAACAGGCCGGCGCCCTCGCCTAG
- a CDS encoding Gfo/Idh/MocA family protein — protein sequence MSKTVRLGIIGLGQQGGAYAKFITDGMVPNMEIGAICDTDPAKKDVASATYPDVPFYDGYIAMLESGDVDAVVTCVPHFLHPEMGIETLKRNIHALVEKPAGVYTKQVKELNEFAASKPELSFAIMFNQRNNPLYRKLKEIVENGEIGSIRRTNWIITNWWRPQGYYNSSEWRATWGGEGGGVLVNQAPHQLDLWQWICGVPKSVYSKVAYGFRRDIAVEDEVTAVVDYGNGATGVFVTATHDIVGTDRFEILGDQGKIVVENSKTATVTRLVKPERELSDAMDMDDVRKLFMGELNPEQYYSTEVIEFESVWGGQHAGVLENFAANILDGTPLLAPGSDGINGVRLANAIHLSSWTGTEVGLDFDEDEFLAELNKRIADEGKFPERS from the coding sequence ATGAGCAAGACAGTACGCCTCGGCATTATCGGCCTGGGTCAGCAGGGCGGCGCCTACGCCAAGTTCATCACGGACGGCATGGTTCCCAACATGGAGATCGGCGCCATTTGCGACACCGATCCTGCGAAGAAGGACGTTGCCTCGGCTACGTACCCCGATGTGCCCTTCTACGACGGCTACATCGCCATGCTGGAAAGCGGCGACGTAGACGCCGTCGTGACCTGCGTTCCGCACTTCCTGCACCCCGAAATGGGCATCGAGACCCTCAAACGCAACATCCACGCCCTCGTGGAGAAGCCGGCCGGCGTGTACACCAAGCAGGTCAAAGAGCTCAACGAGTTCGCCGCGAGCAAGCCCGAGCTGTCCTTCGCGATCATGTTCAACCAACGCAACAACCCGCTGTACCGGAAGCTCAAGGAGATCGTCGAGAACGGCGAGATCGGCAGCATCCGCCGCACCAACTGGATCATCACCAACTGGTGGCGTCCGCAGGGCTACTACAACTCCAGCGAATGGCGCGCCACGTGGGGCGGCGAAGGCGGCGGCGTCCTGGTCAACCAGGCACCGCACCAGCTGGACCTGTGGCAGTGGATCTGTGGAGTGCCGAAGTCCGTCTACTCGAAGGTTGCGTACGGCTTCCGTCGCGACATCGCCGTCGAGGACGAAGTAACTGCAGTGGTGGACTACGGCAACGGCGCCACCGGCGTTTTCGTCACTGCCACCCACGACATTGTGGGAACCGACCGCTTCGAGATCCTGGGCGACCAGGGCAAGATCGTGGTCGAAAACTCCAAAACAGCCACCGTCACGCGCCTGGTCAAGCCGGAGCGTGAACTCAGCGACGCCATGGATATGGACGATGTCCGCAAGCTCTTTATGGGCGAGCTGAATCCGGAACAGTACTACTCCACCGAGGTCATCGAGTTCGAATCCGTCTGGGGCGGCCAGCATGCCGGCGTCCTGGAGAACTTCGCGGCCAACATCCTGGACGGCACCCCGCTGCTGGCCCCGGGATCGGACGGCATCAACGGCGTCCGCCTGGCCAACGCCATCCACCTCTCCAGCTGGACCGGCACGGAAGTGGGCCTGGACTTCGACGAGGACGAGTTCCTCGCCGAGCTGAACAAGCGCATCGCGGACGAAGGCAAGTTCCCCGAGCGATCCTAG
- a CDS encoding ABC transporter permease, whose product MIKFIAKRLGSGLVVLFVVSALTFTLLYTSSGSIARNILGDQATPEQVAFKEQELGLDQPLATRYFAWLGDSLSGNLGASWFTSEPVANSLATRIPVTMTMVFTAMILIAICAALIGVAAAVKRGWVDRVVQVGAIVGDSIPGYVIGVLLVTLLAIQLGLFPATSTISPGVGPEAWVYSMTLPVIALLINGVTGGAQQIRSAVIKQLERDYVRTLRSRGIGEREILFKHVLRSAAPAGLTVLSLQLIGMLGGVVIIEQIFALPGMGPLAVTATGQSDLPVVMGVVMYTVVVVIVVNLLVDILNGWLNPKVRVS is encoded by the coding sequence ATGATCAAGTTCATTGCGAAAAGGCTAGGCAGCGGTCTGGTGGTGTTGTTCGTAGTCTCGGCACTCACCTTCACCTTGCTGTACACCTCCAGCGGCAGCATTGCCCGGAACATCCTGGGTGACCAGGCCACTCCGGAGCAGGTTGCCTTTAAGGAACAGGAGCTCGGACTCGACCAGCCCCTCGCGACCCGTTACTTCGCCTGGTTGGGCGACTCCCTCTCAGGAAACCTTGGAGCTTCGTGGTTCACCTCGGAACCGGTGGCCAACTCCCTGGCTACGCGTATCCCGGTGACCATGACGATGGTTTTCACCGCAATGATCCTGATCGCCATCTGCGCAGCACTGATCGGTGTTGCCGCAGCCGTCAAGCGCGGCTGGGTGGACAGGGTGGTCCAGGTGGGCGCGATCGTTGGCGACTCCATCCCGGGGTACGTGATCGGCGTGCTCCTTGTGACCCTCCTGGCCATCCAGCTGGGCCTCTTCCCGGCCACCAGCACCATCTCTCCTGGGGTGGGTCCAGAGGCCTGGGTTTACTCGATGACCCTTCCGGTCATTGCATTGCTTATCAACGGCGTGACCGGCGGCGCGCAGCAGATCCGCAGCGCCGTGATCAAGCAGCTCGAGCGCGACTACGTCCGGACACTTCGCAGCCGTGGCATCGGAGAGCGTGAAATCCTCTTCAAGCACGTGCTGCGCAGTGCCGCACCGGCAGGCTTGACCGTCTTGAGCCTGCAACTGATCGGAATGCTGGGCGGCGTGGTGATCATCGAGCAGATCTTCGCCCTTCCAGGTATGGGACCGCTCGCGGTCACCGCCACTGGCCAGTCCGATCTTCCCGTGGTCATGGGAGTGGTCATGTACACCGTGGTGGTGGTCATTGTGGTGAACCTCCTGGTGGACATCCTCAATGGTTGGCTCAACCCGAAAGTGCGTGTGTCATGA
- a CDS encoding mannitol dehydrogenase family protein has product MSTELQNAEEAEPAVELPQLSRQLRPSAKGPVRIVHLGLGAFHRSHQAWYTHQASDAADWGIAAFTGRRPDAALALAEQDGLFTVVERADGGDSFTVVSSIVEAVDGADVQRLADLVAAPTTGVVTLTITEAAYRLGSDGHLGRTASDVVADLALLASGSGNPTTPVGRLVLALAARRAAGAGPLAVVCCDNLSNNGTVAHNAVVGMAGAWDAGLAGWIDANISFVSTSVDRITPRTTDADLAAVQAACGYRDNSPVVAEPFSNWILSGEFPGGRPRWEDAGAVFVADIEPYENRKLWLLNGAHSLLAYAGLLRGHTTVAQALADPLCLQAVEKFWDEAEANLSGPEGNAAELQIPAYRAALLARFSNARIAHHLAQIAMDGSTKLRMRAVPVLQAERAAGRSGTAAALMIAAWMDYSAAADAFQDPLADQVAAANRLSGTERVRALLGLVDRALAGDATVVELIEDLCGTFGEPAASP; this is encoded by the coding sequence GTGAGCACCGAACTGCAGAATGCTGAAGAGGCAGAACCCGCCGTGGAACTGCCCCAACTCAGCCGCCAGCTGCGCCCCTCCGCCAAGGGGCCCGTCCGGATCGTCCACCTGGGGCTGGGCGCCTTCCACCGCTCACACCAGGCCTGGTACACGCATCAGGCGTCCGATGCCGCGGACTGGGGCATCGCCGCCTTTACCGGCCGCCGCCCCGACGCCGCCCTGGCCCTGGCCGAACAGGACGGGCTGTTCACCGTGGTGGAACGCGCCGACGGCGGTGACTCGTTCACGGTGGTCAGCAGCATCGTGGAGGCCGTGGACGGCGCCGACGTGCAGCGGCTCGCGGACCTGGTTGCCGCTCCCACCACCGGCGTAGTCACCTTGACCATTACCGAAGCGGCCTACCGGCTCGGCTCCGACGGCCACCTCGGCCGGACCGCGTCCGACGTCGTTGCCGACCTTGCGCTGCTGGCATCAGGCAGCGGCAACCCGACGACGCCGGTGGGCCGGCTTGTGCTGGCCCTCGCCGCCCGCCGGGCTGCCGGGGCGGGACCGCTCGCCGTCGTCTGCTGTGACAACCTCTCCAACAATGGCACCGTGGCGCACAACGCCGTGGTGGGCATGGCCGGGGCGTGGGACGCAGGCCTGGCTGGTTGGATAGACGCCAACATCAGCTTCGTGAGCACCTCCGTTGACCGCATCACTCCGCGAACCACTGACGCGGACCTTGCCGCCGTCCAGGCCGCGTGCGGCTACCGCGACAATTCGCCCGTGGTGGCCGAGCCCTTCTCCAACTGGATACTCAGCGGGGAATTCCCGGGCGGACGGCCGCGCTGGGAGGACGCCGGTGCTGTGTTCGTGGCCGACATCGAGCCGTACGAGAACCGCAAACTCTGGCTCCTGAACGGCGCGCACTCCCTGCTCGCCTACGCGGGTCTGCTCCGCGGCCACACCACCGTGGCCCAGGCTTTGGCGGACCCGCTGTGCCTGCAGGCCGTTGAAAAGTTCTGGGACGAGGCGGAAGCCAACCTTTCCGGGCCGGAGGGAAACGCTGCGGAGCTGCAGATCCCGGCCTACCGCGCTGCCCTGCTGGCGCGCTTCAGCAACGCCCGGATTGCCCACCACCTCGCGCAGATCGCTATGGACGGCAGCACCAAGCTGCGGATGCGCGCCGTTCCGGTGCTGCAGGCCGAGCGTGCCGCGGGCAGGTCCGGCACTGCGGCAGCGCTCATGATTGCCGCCTGGATGGACTACAGCGCAGCCGCCGACGCGTTCCAGGATCCTCTCGCTGACCAGGTGGCCGCAGCCAACCGGCTCAGCGGTACGGAGCGCGTCCGTGCCCTGCTGGGCCTAGTGGATCGGGCGCTTGCCGGGGACGCCACCGTCGTCGAGCTGATAGAAGACCTATGCGGAACGTTCGGGGAGCCGGCTGCC